The DNA segment ACGCGGCGGATGCGCGCAATAGAAGGGATTTCTCGATGCGGTTCAAGTTGTTCGGCACTTTCGCGGCCCTCCTCCTCGTCGCCGCCTGTGCGACGCCCGCGGAGGAGAGCAAGGATTCTTCAGGCTCCGGTGCCTCGAGCTCTAGTTCGACCACCCAGAGCCAGGCCAGCACGGCGCCGGCACCGGCGCCCAAACCAGTGGCCTCGGTGCAGCCCAAGGGACCGGCGCCGGGTTCCTACGAGGACTTGGTGGCCAACGTCGGCGATCGCGTCTTCTTCGACTACGACAAGTACGACCTCGTTGCCCAGGCCCAGTCGACGCTCAGGCGCCAGGCCGCCTGGATGAAAAAGTTCGCCAACGTCACCCTCACCGTCGAGGGTCATTGCGACGAACGCGGCACCCGTGAGTACAACCTGGCGCTGGGCCAGCGCCGGGCGGCCGCGGTCAAGGAATACCTGGTGGCCTTGGGCGTCGACGCCAACCGTGTGGCTACCATCTCCTATGGCAAGGAACGGCCCGAGGTTGGTGGCTCGAACGAGGCCGCCTGGCGGCAGAACCGGCGCGGCGTGACCACGGTCAACTGAGGCGATTTACAGCAAACTTGAAATGCGCTAGCGGGCCACCCGCGCCCCTGAGGGGCGCGGGTGTTCTTTTTCGCCCCCCGGCACCTTATTATCGCCGCATTCCTGAGGCCCAATCGCCAAGCTGGGAATATCCCTACAAAAGGCGGCAAAGTGAGGCAGGCATGACAGGGTCGCGAGCGGCATCGGTGGCGAATTTCCTGAGGCCAATGTTCGGCTTGCTGCTGACCGGGCTGGTGCTGGGAACAGCGCTGCCGAGCCGGGCGCAGCAGGCCGATAGCGCACCTTTACTGCAACGCATCGAGCGCCTGGAGGCCGAGTTCAACGACCTCAGGGCCTTCCTGCATCGCGGCGAAGGCAGCCTGCCCAAGCCGCTGCCGGGCCAGAGCCAAGCCCCGGCCACGGCCGCCGCGACCAGCGAGAACCAGGAACGTGCCGCCCAGATGCAGCTCAAGATCACCGCGCTGGAACAGGAAATTCGCCGCCTGACCGGTGATATCGAGCGCGTCGTCCATCTTTCCG comes from the Alphaproteobacteria bacterium genome and includes:
- the pal gene encoding peptidoglycan-associated lipoprotein Pal, whose translation is MRFKLFGTFAALLLVAACATPAEESKDSSGSGASSSSSTTQSQASTAPAPAPKPVASVQPKGPAPGSYEDLVANVGDRVFFDYDKYDLVAQAQSTLRRQAAWMKKFANVTLTVEGHCDERGTREYNLALGQRRAAAVKEYLVALGVDANRVATISYGKERPEVGGSNEAAWRQNRRGVTTVN